The window TGCAGCAGACCACTTGATAATTGGCCCTTAGTGTTGTTTACAAGTTGCTTTTGCATAAACTGATATTCTGAAGGACTTTACAAAGGAGAAAGCAATGtgcaacatctttttttaatgcgttttctttttctcattagCTCCTGTTTAAAAGCATCTTGAAGATCAGTATCACAGAGTTATTTATCCTTTGAAAATTCCCAGTTGTTTCCGATGTTAAAAACATTGACAATCATCCCTAAATTGTCAAGCACTTAAACTCAGagttttttcagagtttatCAGCGGTCCAATGATTTCCTCTGAAAGCATTTATTCAGATAAGTCTGCATTATCAGACTGAGCGCTACACATACAGTTGTAATTACTGAAAATGTGTTAAGTTCACTAAGGAGAATATTGAGCTCAGCTAAGTGCTGATTAAATGCCAGAATTGAGGCACTTTTATTAAACTTAAAGGAAGATAAAGTCATGAAGGAAGAAAGTGTTTGATGTATCATAACTTAGACAGTGAGCCTCGgtctaatttaaaaaagtcagcACACAGAGGAGTACATGCTGTCACAATGCTGCCACTGACCCAGCCACTGAAACTAGgtatctttaaatgttctaCCTGAGTCTCTAGTTCATCTTACACATGCTTCTGTAAGAGCTAAATGTAATGATGCAGGATATAAAGATTATGAGCTGAGGAGGAATTGTTTGTCATAATATACTCAGGGAAATAAATGCTAAAGCTATGGAgaaaaaattaactttttgaggATATGTATTCAAAATGCAAatatgcagaaaaacaaactgataaaATCATCTTGTTCTTCCAGTTTCAATATCCAGCtgtctttgattttttattGGCACTTCTTTGCAGTGCCATGTGCAACTGTATGAAACATACTTTCTTTCATTACAGCTGTAGCCAGCATTTGTTTTCATAAGCATCTTTCTAATCTTACAAACAAAGACATGTGAATCATTATCTTTTAATCGTCTATATTTGAAACCAAGGCCTGTTTTTCAGacactgaaaacagctgattacaATCACAGCGCATTAGGGGTCATTACACCGTCACTTAATAACTGACTTCTCCCAAAGACTGTCAACATTATCGATCAGGCTTCTGATACACTGTATGGTGGGTGATTACGGACTCGATAGCTCTTATCTTTAGTGTACAGATGACCAGAAAACCAATAAAATCCCTGGAAAGTAAATTGCATATTGAAAAATCTTGGAAAAACAACAGTAGGTCGTTAGGGTTCTGCGCTTGAAAACAATTCAAGTTGCCTGTTTGTCCACTTGGGTTGACTCTCCAGGCTGTTGAAGATGTGTCTGGCAGAAGTCTGGCTGAAACAGAAATGCCATTACCTGCCTCAGTAATCCGTGAGTCCTTGGTATTAATCAACAATCCTCTCCATCCCACACATGTATTAGGGTCAGTTTGTACATTTGGGCGCTAAAACCCTGACTTAATGAACCTTTAATAGGAGCACACGGGGAGTCATCTGACTAATAAGTTACTCATCAGCACATAACCTTTTATGGGCGAACAGGGTGAACATGCACTCCTTATTATGCTGCAATATTACGAGCTCTGGAGGACTGTTACGGTTCAGCCATGTCAGGTTGTTTTTCTCGATGTAATTTGTTCTTCATTGGTATGCTAGTGGTGGGCGGGCTTAGAAATAGGATCAACAGGTGACAGTTGACAGTTGAAGAAGCCTCGTGGGTATGGCCAGTGAAGGACCGAACAACAGCAgccttttatttattcttctctctgctgctcctgaGAGGGACTAACATTTTAGTATAACATCTATTGTTGGTAACAAACACAGACGAGTTATGTTTCAGATTTTCACAGATCCATAAAACACTATAAACATGCAGAGTGACTCTAATGAGGAACAAGATTATTTGCTGCCCAGATCACAATCCCTCTTTTCCCCTGGTCACCGGCAGCTCATGCTGACTCCAACTCCCTGAATAAACTTTAACAGAAACCAACAGTGAGCAGTCTATTTTGGAGTTCTTATAACTTTGTTTTAACTGCAGTAAAAGTTTTCAGGccaatgaagaaaaagaaaaatgcaaccTGCTGACTGTGTGCCAAAAAGAAgtactttggaaaaaaaaacagttattgtTATAACTCACTGTTATTACATCGCAACTTAAAGAGTTTTCAAAACTCAGGGGAGAGGGTGCCCAactttttctgcagtttttaaaacaaagtcacCATAATAGATCTCAAATACATTCTTTGCtactttcaaacatgtttgcaaGATCCATTAAATATATAAAGTAGCAAGACTTAGTGTCAATAGGCTAGAGCCTATACCAgatgtcattgggcgagaggcgtgGTACACTCAATCACAGGGCTAAcacatagagacagacaaccagccactctcacattcacaccacgGGCACTTTAGAGTCATCAGTGACCTCATGAGCATGTCTTTTTATTGTGGGAGGAAGACAGAGTACCCAGAGGCCCACGCAGGCAtcgggagaacatgcaaacccCAACCAGAAAGTCCCTGAGTCTCTGACGGGGACCTTCCCGCTGTgtggcaacagcgctaaccactgcaccatcatgcagccaaaaaaaacccagctatgccttttaaaaataaaaaagccttaTTATACGCTCTTCACTCTACCTTCGAGGgcaaaatgcatttcaaatCTCTCTGAGCAGCCAGATTTCGGCTTGTCGGTGGGACAGTTGTTACCCTAACCCTGAACATAGCAATGCCCCTACGATGCCTCTGACCACACCTCATTTTAAAACTATGCACCAAGAGGCACACAGGTGGGATAAGGTACATTGGTCACTTGAAATGGGCGCTGGGTGAGAAATGACAACTGCTTGAGTCCAAATATAACAATGACTGTTGCGCTGTGTTCTGAGCTGCTTTGCACGAGGTGAAATATGGCACATAATCTTCATTAAAAATCTCTGAATGATGGCCATTTACCGCATCATCCTTGTTTCTGACTCCACTCTCCTGTCCTTCCAATAAAGGCGTGATAGCCTGTAAAACCCTCATTAAAGACAAAACTCTGATGAGATTAATCCGACATCTGCCTTAGAGCAGCTGTTAATCTGCAATAATAATTACAATGACGACTTTAGTGGCCTTTCAAAAATCTTTTTTCAAGGTGACAGGAATATAATCATCAGGACATGAAACACAGAGTGAGAATTTAATGGCTCCTTTTGCAGCAGTGCAACGTGTGTTCATCCAGGCTGCATAACTCAAGGTACTGGGATGATGGACATTTCAGATAAATTGTGTTATTGGATCTTTTTCTATGAAATACTCTTTATGGccaagtcatttaaaaaagcatACTACTCTGTCACTGTTTTTTATAACCAATCAGTTTTTGATCAGTATACTCTAAAAACAATGAATGCATATATTTATATGCAATCCTGACTGTTACAGTTTTAAAGCTGACAATACATAAGCATttgtatattcatattttcttgtctgaaaattgtatttctgatttaaaaaatactacTGATGGTACCAGTCTGGCAAGACGGAGAATCATATCATCCCACAGGATGAACAAATATGAACATAGCTCTGACTGAGGCATAGATGTAATATATTTTATAAGAATGATGTATGCAGAGAGGCATGGCCTTCTCAGGTCTCCTTCCCAAGAGGGCTAAAATGAGTCTCCTTCTCTAAAGTCATATTTGCAACCCAGTCTTCTATCTAGTAcagtatatgtgtatgtgtgatacACAAGTTTGAGGATCATCCGACCAAATAATGACAGATTATTATGCTGACATGTTATTTGGGTGAATTCAATTTTAGACTATAATTAACTTCTTCATGGTACCATTTGCTCTGCACCCAGAGAAAGTCGCCCGGTTGCTCTGAGTCTGAGGCCTCGAATCAGATAAGTGACACCGTGCATTGGGTTGAAAATCCATACTTATAGGAGTTATTTTAGTGACACTGGGCCCTTTGTCTCTCTGTAATAACTATGCAGCTCTGACAAATGGCCTCTGTTTTCAGCCATTATTAGCATGCAGATTCTCTGGTGTAGTGCTACACCATTTCTGCTAGTACAGTGTGTATATTGTTTTGGAGGCAGGAATGCACTGGATGTCCTCTGCAGTGGGGGCTGGCTAACTAAATGGATAGCTGTCAAGGTGGATGTCAGAgaagcagctgttttttttccatttgcaaAGATGGTGCAGCATTAAAATGTCAGATAGATTTAGGTCAGTATCATCTTGAAGAAGCTTAACTTGTGAACCTGTGTAACCCAATATAAAGAAGAAATGCTTCTTGTAAGCAGTCTAATGCATTAAATTGAGTTGGGAGTTGTTAGCACACCTGCTACAACACTGTTTTCACTCTTAACTCTGCCCCAGAGAAACAGAGGGTGGCCTCagagaccaaactctactcaggAATAAACACCTATACAGTGTCTTTAATGGCACATTTCCACTGTTCCCTGTAGAGCAGGTACGATTAAAtgaagttaaaaatgtaaaaagttagCTCTGCTGGTGTCCGCTGCAGCAGGAAGGGCACTGCCTCGTCAAAAGAGTCCTTTGTGCTGCTGCGGTTTGTTGTGTGCCATGCAGGCCCGAGCCCATAGATGACCCTTGTTGTTTCTGCGCAGGCCTGGGTGAGGCAGATGCGAACCAGAACAATGGCTGCGTCTCGGAGAAGCCGGCGGTGACTGACTCCACGGGCGCTGAGGGCCCCCGCCAACCTTGGACCGACTCCAACACAGCCGACCCTGACGCTGCCACGCCACGCCCCCACCTGGTCCGCCTCTTCTCCCGAGATGCCCCGGGCCGAGAGGACAACACCTTCAAAGAGCGACCCTCTGAATCGGACGAGCTACAGACCATCCAGGAGCACAGCGGAGCGGCTTCAGAGTGCGGGTCGGATAACCCTGAACAGGACCTAGATTAGGCTAGCTTTTTTTgtgtccctccctccctttcttttctctcatccCTCCTCTGTCTTTTGCTCTCTCATTTACTGGAGAGACAAGAACCCCacatttgacaaataaaaaaaaatactaccaACCACTACTACCACCATGGCATCCGCAAGCAGCTCCGCACAGGCCGCCTTCGGGCTGggcaggaggaagaagaacCCTGGCCTCCTGGACCAGATTGGAAACTTCTTTGGAGGggacaagaagaggaagagcaagGTGAGGAAGCAAGGAGAGTGGAGGTGAAAACTCCACCCTTCTCATCTATCTCAGTTCATTCTGCTGATTTGCTCCCAgaaccacttttttttattttattttttacttctgaTCGTTTAATCTTGTAAGAATTAGTTGAAACATATTTGTCATATAGATTTGTGTTGGGTTTTCACGTTGTTCTTATGGTGAACTGAAGCCAAAGACTGGCTGAAAAGGCTTTGAATATTCACTGGATGATGGCTTTGGGTGGGGTTTGTTCTGTGCTTTATTTTCTATTACAAAGAGGCTGTGATTTTTAATCCGTAAGAGATACATTTCTatattgcattgttttttttgttttttttcttttgatggtACTGACATTAAGTAGCATATATTTCTTTCCGTTCAATTTAATGTATCTGTTGTGGATGTGATTTGGTGGAATTGCTCTCGTTGCTGCTGCtttgcagtttgttttattgGAACATTCGTCAAACTGGAGTTTCAGTGTCTCAGTTCTGGTACTtcccttaatgatgatgatgaaaatgagAGCGTTGCCAATATCATTAAGATGTGAAAGTGGTTTATTGATCCATTAGATACTCTGCAAAGAGTTCATACTACTTCTTAGTAGAGGCATTGTCTCTTagatttttccttttaaaaacacagggaGGTACCTCAATACTGTTGTTGACTGAAGCAGTCTGCTAAGTCACTTTTTAAGATTACATATATGATCAAAGAGAAATAAGAGTCTGAGCATAGTATCATCCTCTGTTGGGGAATATATTCAAGAGTCTGCAAAGtaagaaaatgattttaattATCCTGCAGACAAGTCATTATTTAAGCCTGCTTTAGCCTTGATTAACATCgttctgtcattttttattaaGAAATCTTCATTTTGACATAATGTTCATTTCAAAAACTCACAAACGTGCATTCCCATGCAGTTTTAGTGTCCATGTTTGGTTGTGGGAGGGAATATTAGATTTGTCCTCCAGTGTATCAAACCGTGTAGACAGCCTGGGACCAAATTCAGACACGATGATTGGCACTCTCGCCAGAGCTGTTAAGAACCAGACTGCAGGTCTGTTGGTTCCACCCATGTCCA is drawn from Labrus bergylta chromosome 8, fLabBer1.1, whole genome shotgun sequence and contains these coding sequences:
- the LOC109984374 gene encoding myelin basic protein, which gives rise to MGQHLVKRESPADSKASSPEPEAAQTAEAEVAAAAEVVEAEPESQDEVFGLGEADANQNNGCVSEKPAVTDSTGAEGPRQPWTDSNTADPDAATPRPHLVRLFSRDAPGREDNTFKERPSESDELQTIQEHSGAASECGSDNPEQDLD